TTCGGCGAGGGGAGACGGAGAAGTGGGCACAGCTCGACGGCGGGCCGCCATGGAGGAGGAGTTCGTCGCGTTCGCGACGGCCCGGTCCGGGCAGCTCTACCGCTCGGCGTACTACCTCACCGGCGGGGACGCGCACCTGTCCGAGGACCTGGTGCAGGAGACGCTCGGCCAGATGTACGCCCACTGGCACCGCCTGCACCGCCCGAGCTGGGCGGGGCGGATCGACAACCCGGCCGGGTACGCGCAGACCGTGCTGGTCCGGGCCTACCTGACGCACCAGCGCCGGCGCAGCAGCAGCGAGCGGCCCAGCCGGGTGCTGCCGGAGGTCGCTGAGCACGCCCCGGACTCGGCGCTGCGGCTGGCGCTGGTCGACGCGCTGTCCCAACTGCCGCCGCGGGACCGGGCGGTGGTGGTGCTCAGGTACTGGGAGGACCGCAGCGTGGAGGAGACCGCGGCGATCGTGAAGGACAGCTCGGCGGCGGTGCGGACCAGGTGCTCGCGGGCGCTGGCGAAGCTGCGCACGCTGCTGGGCGCGGACCTGGCGGAGCTGGTGGCGCGATGAACCCGGAACGCGGACGCGACGGACGGAGTGGTGGAGTGAGCGACGGGGACGGGGAGTTCGAGGTGCGGTTGGGCGCGGCCTTCGGGCAGGCGGGGGGCGGTCCGGAGCCGGAGGTGACGGCCCGGCTGGTGGACGGCGGCCTGCGGGCGGGCCGCCGCCTGAAGCGCGCCAGGCAGCGGAGGACGGTGCTGCTGGCCGGGGCGCTGACCGCGGCGGTGCTGACGGGCGCGGGGACGCTGACGGCGCCGCACGGCCTGCCGGGTCGCAGCTCGGACGCGCTGCAGGTGGCCGGTACCGCGCCCGCACCCTCGGACCGGGGCGTGACGATCCTGCTGATCGGTCTGGACACGACCGTCGGCGCGGAGGGCGGGCCGACGGACGCCGACCCGCCGGCCGCCGAGCTGCACATCGGGACGCGGAGCCGCGGCATGACCGACACCGTGATGCTGGCGCACATCCCGGCGGGCGGCCGCGAGGTCCGGCAACTGTCCCTGCCCCGTGACCTGATGGTCCCGGACGGGAAGGGCGGCTCCGTCCAGCTCAACCAGGTGTACTGGAGCGCCGAGCAGGCCGAGACGCAGCGCCTGCGCGAGCAGGGCCTGGCCGAGAAGG
The DNA window shown above is from Streptomyces sp. TLI_171 and carries:
- a CDS encoding SigE family RNA polymerase sigma factor, with protein sequence MEEEFVAFATARSGQLYRSAYYLTGGDAHLSEDLVQETLGQMYAHWHRLHRPSWAGRIDNPAGYAQTVLVRAYLTHQRRRSSSERPSRVLPEVAEHAPDSALRLALVDALSQLPPRDRAVVVLRYWEDRSVEETAAIVKDSSAAVRTRCSRALAKLRTLLGADLAELVAR